Proteins encoded together in one Deltaproteobacteria bacterium window:
- a CDS encoding peptidyl-prolyl cis-trans isomerase, with translation MTWARIIFGAILILAAIAPGCRDEVRSVPPGTSASPAVSTAPSVPPSVPGPERDTAGEKKPRGGHILEIEGERSLTPDDLRAILSREDLRHNAAFRGGKVARDQAVEEFLVRKLVLLDAKATGFDRSEPLATQLETARMAWISNLYKQNVIDNLSIPDRDVAGRLPRNWEMRTFGEITLETPEEAEKIRRRVAAGEDFESLAREHSISPSAPKGGNLRPVDSLSRTVLPEIIDKELWDMPVGGCTPVFPSPLGWGHAFACVRKIEQIPAADREEYAREMRHRIRGERSREILEGLDRTFRKEVDEEAIRKFDSLSPDAVLGKVNGKPVTRRYFEAYFQARPKLTPPTTAEARKSNLEGILSELGYFQIAEGTGIDRIPEFRKSYAEYRAGEVNQAYYARMYAPMKVTDAQAKAFYEENRETIRQQAGVVARVIVMEGEKEAWDLHGRLDRKEIGFEEAVKKHSADAKSKKAEGKIGFLPADGRSVPAAYKAALEVKEGAISPPIDFKGKYYIFRVDERKTDRVLTFDESKAQIRRYLLDKAKKDAYDADVKRLKAKYRYRIDEELLATVAPQDTAHGKPPPAKMHR, from the coding sequence TTGACGTGGGCACGTATCATCTTCGGGGCGATCCTGATCCTCGCGGCGATCGCTCCGGGGTGCCGGGACGAAGTCCGTTCGGTACCGCCCGGCACTTCGGCATCCCCCGCCGTATCCACGGCTCCTTCCGTTCCGCCGTCCGTCCCCGGGCCGGAGCGGGATACCGCCGGGGAGAAGAAGCCGCGGGGCGGGCACATCCTCGAGATCGAGGGAGAGCGGTCCCTGACTCCGGACGACCTCCGGGCGATCCTGTCCCGGGAGGATCTCCGCCACAACGCGGCGTTCCGGGGGGGGAAGGTCGCCCGGGACCAGGCGGTGGAGGAATTCCTTGTGAGGAAACTCGTCCTGCTGGATGCGAAGGCCACCGGCTTCGACCGGTCGGAACCGCTGGCGACCCAGCTGGAGACGGCGCGGATGGCCTGGATCTCCAACCTGTACAAACAGAATGTGATCGACAACCTGTCCATCCCGGACCGGGACGTCGCGGGCCGCCTGCCGAGGAATTGGGAAATGCGGACCTTCGGCGAGATCACCCTCGAGACCCCGGAGGAGGCGGAGAAGATCCGCAGACGGGTGGCGGCCGGGGAGGATTTCGAATCGCTGGCGCGGGAGCACTCCATCAGCCCTTCCGCCCCGAAGGGAGGGAACCTGCGACCCGTCGACAGCCTCTCCCGCACGGTTCTTCCGGAGATCATCGACAAGGAGCTGTGGGACATGCCCGTCGGAGGGTGCACCCCCGTCTTCCCGTCCCCTCTCGGCTGGGGTCACGCCTTCGCGTGCGTGCGGAAGATCGAGCAGATCCCCGCCGCGGACCGGGAGGAGTACGCAAGGGAGATGCGGCACCGGATCCGGGGGGAGCGGAGCCGCGAGATCCTCGAGGGGCTCGACCGCACGTTCCGCAAGGAGGTGGACGAGGAAGCGATCCGGAAATTCGACAGCCTCTCCCCGGACGCGGTCCTGGGGAAGGTGAACGGCAAGCCGGTGACCCGGAGATATTTCGAAGCGTACTTCCAGGCCCGGCCGAAACTTACTCCTCCAACGACGGCGGAGGCGAGAAAATCCAACCTGGAAGGTATCCTCAGTGAATTGGGGTATTTCCAGATCGCGGAGGGGACGGGGATCGACCGGATCCCGGAGTTCCGGAAGTCGTATGCGGAATACCGGGCGGGCGAAGTGAACCAGGCGTATTACGCGCGGATGTACGCACCGATGAAGGTGACCGACGCGCAGGCGAAAGCGTTCTACGAGGAGAACCGGGAGACGATCCGCCAGCAGGCCGGAGTCGTCGCGCGGGTGATCGTGATGGAAGGCGAGAAGGAGGCGTGGGATCTCCACGGCCGCCTGGATCGGAAGGAGATCGGGTTCGAGGAGGCGGTGAAGAAGCATTCCGCCGACGCGAAGTCGAAGAAGGCGGAGGGGAAGATCGGTTTTCTTCCCGCGGACGGCCGGTCGGTCCCGGCGGCGTACAAGGCCGCCCTCGAAGTCAAGGAAGGGGCGATCTCCCCCCCGATCGACTTCAAGGGGAAATATTACATTTTCAGGGTGGACGAGCGGAAGACGGACCGCGTTCTGACGTTCGACGAGTCGAAGGCGCAGATCCGGCGCTACCTGCTCGACAAGGCGAAGAAGGACGCGTACGACGCGGACGTGAAGCGGCTCAAGGCGAAGTACCGGTACCGGATCGACGAGGAACTTCTCGCGACCGTCGCTCCCCAGGATACCGCCCACGGAAAGCCGCCTCCGGCGAAGATGCATCGGTGA
- a CDS encoding TlpA family protein disulfide reductase produces MRSKWNTLVPALLFLAAVAAAARPAAGGAAPSPASLIGKPAPGFTVATVKGDRVDLKQTLDEGKVVVLNFWGLRCGACLAEIPVLNAMQEKFAGRARFLGVNVDGVDAKFLEKQMAAGQIAIRYDTVTDADFTLIELYRMNAAPYTVVIDPGGTIRYQHEDYKPGDEKELEKAIEDAFPRKTQ; encoded by the coding sequence ATGAGGAGCAAGTGGAATACGCTCGTGCCGGCGCTCCTTTTCCTTGCCGCGGTGGCGGCGGCCGCCCGGCCGGCGGCGGGGGGAGCCGCCCCTTCCCCCGCGTCGCTGATCGGCAAACCGGCGCCCGGCTTCACGGTCGCGACCGTCAAGGGGGATCGGGTCGACCTGAAGCAGACCCTCGATGAAGGGAAGGTCGTGGTCCTGAATTTCTGGGGTCTGCGGTGCGGCGCCTGTCTCGCGGAGATCCCGGTCCTGAACGCCATGCAGGAGAAGTTCGCGGGCCGAGCGAGATTCCTCGGCGTCAACGTGGACGGCGTGGACGCGAAGTTTCTCGAGAAGCAGATGGCGGCGGGGCAGATCGCGATCCGGTACGATACGGTGACCGACGCCGATTTCACCCTGATCGAACTGTACCGGATGAACGCGGCTCCGTACACGGTGGTGATCGATCCCGGCGGGACGATCCGGTACCAGCACGAGGATTACAAGCCCGGGGACGAGAAGGAACTCGAGAAGGCGATCGAAGACGCCTTCCCGCGAAAGACACAATAG
- a CDS encoding TlpA family protein disulfide reductase: MSGSWKAAFVCVAVCLAVAFPAGATDTAMRLKIGDKAPDFRLRDVVTGKTVSLSDFSGKKVVMLEFWATWCDICKREMPSLVKLQGEWRPKGFEILSVVLPPEKGVKEIAREKRLNYAVLLDADLTVATKLYGLAGPIPLKVVIDHKGVIRYSHVGDYPPGENELPFVLEDLVKEMGKGK; encoded by the coding sequence ATGAGCGGATCCTGGAAGGCGGCTTTCGTCTGCGTTGCGGTTTGCCTTGCGGTTGCGTTCCCGGCGGGCGCCACGGACACGGCGATGCGGCTGAAGATCGGCGACAAGGCGCCGGACTTCAGGCTCCGGGACGTGGTGACCGGGAAAACGGTCTCCCTTTCGGATTTCTCCGGGAAGAAAGTGGTCATGCTGGAGTTCTGGGCGACCTGGTGCGACATCTGCAAGCGGGAAATGCCCAGCCTCGTCAAGCTGCAGGGCGAATGGCGGCCCAAAGGTTTCGAGATCCTTTCGGTCGTCCTCCCCCCGGAGAAGGGCGTGAAGGAGATCGCCCGGGAAAAGCGGTTGAACTACGCCGTGCTGCTGGACGCCGACCTCACGGTGGCCACCAAGCTGTACGGACTCGCCGGTCCCATACCGCTCAAGGTGGTCATCGATCACAAGGGGGTGATCCGGTACTCCCACGTCGGCGACTACCCGCCGGGCGAAAACGAGCTCCCGTTCGTATTGGAAGACCTGGTGAAGGAGATGGGGAAAGGGAAGTGA
- a CDS encoding TlpA family protein disulfide reductase → MRRLPLLACAVALLAATSVFAAEKPVEVGHAMPEFSLPGLEGEPISFYRSIRGKAPLTLFLFMTTACSACYEELKEIHDFVGKNPGKIDAWAVAVDLRGAQTVGPYQKANGFRVKYLIDPKFSLPRTFGFNYTPSLAIVDARGVLLHKKGGYAPNERVHDLIKTFLK, encoded by the coding sequence GTGAGGCGTCTACCGCTCCTGGCCTGCGCCGTCGCCCTCCTGGCGGCAACTTCCGTCTTCGCCGCGGAGAAACCGGTCGAGGTCGGGCACGCGATGCCGGAGTTCTCCCTGCCGGGGCTGGAGGGGGAGCCGATCTCCTTTTACCGGTCGATCCGGGGCAAGGCCCCGCTCACCCTCTTCCTCTTCATGACGACCGCCTGCTCCGCGTGCTACGAGGAACTGAAGGAGATCCACGATTTCGTCGGGAAAAACCCGGGGAAGATCGATGCGTGGGCCGTGGCGGTGGACCTGCGGGGAGCGCAGACCGTGGGACCGTATCAGAAGGCCAACGGGTTCCGGGTGAAGTACCTGATCGACCCGAAATTCTCCCTCCCCAGGACGTTCGGCTTCAACTACACCCCGTCCCTGGCGATCGTCGACGCGAGGGGGGTCCTCCTCCACAAGAAGGGCGGGTATGCGCCGAACGAGCGCGTCCACGACCTGATCAAGACCTTCCTCAAGTAG